AATATCTCCGCTTCCCCTTTGAATGCAACAAAATCCTCGCCGGTAAACATCGAAACGGGATTGTAATCCGCCTCTTCACGGAATTTCATCAGCTTTGAAAAGACCTGGGCCGCCTTCTTATCCATGAGGCCTTCCCGGACAAAATGCAGCCCCAGAAGACGGGGCGCCCCGTCGTGGCTTCGCGGCTCCAGATTCTTTGACAATAAAAGCGCCCGGACATGATACAAAACGAAGTAGTACAGCCGGGAGACGGCATCGCTGATATAGCCGTTTTCATAGAGGAGCGTGGCCGCAGCGAGGGCCTCTGCCGCCCTGTCCAGCTCGGCGCGGATGTTTTCTTTCCGGTTTTCTTCGGTCAAAGCGGGATCCCCTCTCGCTCGATGTCGACGGCGATCCGGCGTTCGCGCTTTTTAAGCTGTAGAAAATCCTCTTCCGACAGAATCAGCGTGGAGAGGGAGCGGAGATAGTCAAACTCGATGTCGGCCACCCGGCTCAGCATGGAACGCTTCATCTCCGGCGAGAGACCCCGGACAACAATGGCGATATCCGTGTCGGAATCGGCGCTGAAATCGCCGCGAGCCCTGGAGCCGTAAAGCACCATCTTGACCATGCGGTCGCCGACGATTTCCTGCAAACTTTTCTTCAGATCAATGAGAATCTGTTCCATATTTCGGGGGTCAGGTCTTGAAATTTAGCGTTTTTGCGGGGGGCGCCTCATCCTTTCGCAGAAGAAAGTCGGCGACCCGGGCAATCAATTCTCTCTTGTCCGAAAATGCGCGGATCGTCTGCCAACGAAAATTGAGATAGCGATGGGCCAGGCGATTCCGCTGCAGGGCCAATCCGGCGAGGTCGTTTTGTTCCTGCTCGCTGAGGCCCAGAAGCTCTCCCACCTTTCTCAGGGCGTCGCCAT
This sequence is a window from Syntrophobacterales bacterium. Protein-coding genes within it:
- a CDS encoding HEPN domain-containing protein → MTEENRKENIRAELDRAAEALAAATLLYENGYISDAVSRLYYFVLYHVRALLLSKNLEPRSHDGAPRLLGLHFVREGLMDKKAAQVFSKLMKFREEADYNPVSMFTGEDFVAFKGEAEIFAAAVRSYLISAKTLNFET
- a CDS encoding nucleotidyltransferase domain-containing protein, encoding MEQILIDLKKSLQEIVGDRMVKMVLYGSRARGDFSADSDTDIAIVVRGLSPEMKRSMLSRVADIEFDYLRSLSTLILSEEDFLQLKKRERRIAVDIEREGIPL
- a CDS encoding DUF86 domain-containing protein; translated protein: MPEFRYARGRIVDSIRYLSEEMKEFQEDYADRSWQDYQKDKKLQKLIDRTVENILTALIEVCGVFLTNQGISVESYGDALRKVGELLGLSEQEQNDLAGLALQRNRLAHRYLNFRWQTIRAFSDKRELIARVADFLLRKDEAPPAKTLNFKT